GGGCTCCGCGGGGACTGTGGTGACCGTGGTTTGACCTAGCTTCGTTCTCGAGGGTGAAAGTGCGGCTTGTTGGGTAGACTTTGAGGGAACACCGACCGTGTTAACGTAACGCTCTAACTCCGCGGCAAAATTGAGATGGGCTGAGCTCGAGGGGCTGACGCTGGTGCGAAGATGAGTAGAGGTGCTCGGGGTGGGCCGTGATTGTGCGCTGTACGGTATAGATCTTTCTGTGCTACTCGGGGAGACATATTGTGCGGCGACTTGTGCAATGTGGGGCCTGGGTGTAATGGCAACCGATTGAGGACGGACCTGATGACGAGTCACTGCCTTGCGAGTGCTAGTCTCGAGTGATTGATAAGCTAACGGAGATATCGTAGACGGAGGTCTTTCCGAAGGAACGGCTGTCGTTTGATATTGAACATTAGAGGTTGATGCTAGTCTGTAGAGCTGCGAGGGACTAGTGGTTGGTGTTGAATCGTAAAGAGCAGTAGACGGTGAAACTTGAACGTAAGACTGTTGTGGCTTTCTAAAAGCTGTAGGCCGAAGTTGTACAGGTTTTTGAACTTCCTCCTCTAATTCCTGGCTAGCTTCGTCGTCAAGTTGATATTGTGTTTGAAATATAGCCGTTGGGGTACGCGCGGTGGTTGGCTGATAAGTTGGCCTGATCGGTCTGATCGGGACAGGTCTAACGGATGGATAATTTGCTGGTCCGGAAAGATCATCGTCTTCCTGTTTTTCCGGAagatcttcctcttcttccttcggtGCATTAGGATCACATGGATTACCGGATACATATGTGAACTCTCTTTTGTTACCATCGGGATCTATGTAACCGTACTTTCCTCTTACAACGCAATCCGTTCCTCTGGTTTCTTCCTTAAAAGAACCATCGGCTGCCTCGTAACCGAACGTGAACGATCCATCGTCATTGACCTTGTTGTAATTACGAATGGTTTGTACGGGTGGCGCTTTCGACGGTTGTAAAGCCTCCTTAGAGCGTGCCGATGGCAAGGCACGCGTTCTAGGATGATAGACCGACTCGAAATCGTCTTCAGCCGCCTGATTGTCTTCTTCGTAATAAACTTGAGGTTCTCTCACTCGTGGTCGTATAGCAGGTCGAGCGGATTCCGACAAAGCTAGCAGACATGCTGCGAGAACCTGTTGtgataagaaataatgaattaatttgattGAAATCGCATGATAGTAAGAACGATCAATGTTACATTTCAGTATAGAACAAATAGGTTCAcgtttacacacacacacacacacacacacacatatatatatatatatatatacatatatatattctcattaAATATCACCTGACGTGAAATTTAATTGTCGTTGAGAGATCGTAAGAGATCAGTAGGTAAGTATTAGACTTTATTTTCTAAACACGAAACCGGATCCATGTATCGAAGTACTTTTATAGCGAATAGGAAGCAGAAGACAGCGAAGGAGAGAGCGAGTTTTGCGGATCGCTGAACTCGAGCGTGTGCACGAGCCAAACGCCTTGGAAAATTCCTTATCGGTGTATTGGAACGAGATCGAAGCTCTCGTTACGAGACCGCAAACATGTAATCCACCGATATAAAAGGTAATTTAAAATTACGAGCTAGATCATTTCTGTTTGAAAGGCATGTAGTTTTCTTTAGCTTTAACAAATTGAACATTaatgatcaaagaaaaataagtattatcagagctatattaattaatagatagtaattaattttccaCGTTATAAACGTATAATTGTGGACGtggtaagaaatataaaagaaaagaaaagaaaaaaaaaaaaaaatagaaaagaaaattagaatattGAAAACCTTCCTAAATTCTATTCtctaatgaattataattaattttctttatacatatctatatataatgtatacaaattaatattatattagtatatacGAATAGTGATTagatatcgtcgaaaaggaaaagtaaagttTTCAAAACAATACCAGGTATTACATttgtccatttttttcttcttttttctctattttttctcattttcgaatgtttctctctttttacttcgAACCAAACAAAGAGATTTAATCACTTCGAAGGGTAACTGGGATGAATCCTTGAAGGATTATAAGCATATTTCCCATGGTTGGTGACCgtacataaatagatagatagatatacgtaAATGATGTTTTGAAAAGCGACGAAACAGTGGTCCCGACTTCCGGTAATGTGACTTGCGCTGGGAACCGCCCTGTACTCTTAGCCGCAGTTACGTAATattgtacacacatacacacacatatatatatatatatatatatatatatatatatatatatctggtaTACTAGTTGGTTGACCCAAATACGAAGGCGAAATGGCTGCCAGGGTATGCCTCCTTTACCGTGAGATTCAGATTCAGAGCGGTGTAACTTGGCGTGGCTCTCTCGATGAACAACACACGGCTCTTGATCTCCTTGAACCGAAGCAAATGCTCGCAcacgatagagatagatagatagatagaaagattgagagagaaagagaaaaagaaagaaagagagagagagagagagagagagagagaaagacatgtACCACACCTCACGACGAGCTACAGGAAACGCGGTATTACTTTGACTGTCACTTTTATCGAGAATGCTGCGTGCTCTCAAGAATCGATTTCGAGAATCGATCTTGAGAATCGATCTCAAGAAAAGTGTGAAGGAACGTTaccgtacacacatatatacctatttataatacaaagggatatcatttttattctcatctTAATCCTTATCCTTGTTTCGAACTCTCTTCGTATTAATCATTCTAAGACACATATGACCTTAATTCTCGATGTtgaaaataaagacaaaaaaaaaaaaaaaaaaagaaaaaaaagacgtatTAGGTAATCAGACCTTTGCCATCAGAGAATATAAAAGTTTACCAATATAAAGGATTTGCGCTTAGAGAATTTATATACGCAGATTCTAGATCAATTCTCGGTGAATAATTTAAGAGAATAGTTGGGAGAAAATATGAGACTAAGATTGGGATATTCTTAAGAgatcttctctctcctttttttctttcttcttcttcttcttctttttttcttttacttctttgtatttctcttttttttccttttttttttcttcaatacgATATTcaagcataaaaaaaaaaatttctttaattttttaactcCCACGCTCCCTGAACTCCATCCTATTGTtccgaaataaataaataaaaaaaaaaaaaaaaaaaaaaaaaaaaaaaaagacaaaaaaaaacaccGAGGATACGgcttttaataatttgatttaatttgttatcgagaaatgacgataaaaaaaaaaaggataaaggaacaaacaaagagaaataaaaaagaaaggaaaatacgtAACAATTCcttcagaaatatttttcattaacgcGATTAACGAACATTCGAAGCATGCTCTGCTCGCGGCTAACGTCCTTGAATGTTGAGACTTTCGAACGGTACAATATACGGTATGCATCGTGTTCTCCTGGGGCGTGAGCCAATTCATTTCTccgtcgtaataataatatgatggactttttctctctctctctctctctctcgttttctttctcttgcttaCCGATTGCCCAAAACGAAACGTGAGATCATAATCGATTTTGATCAGTCACGTACGTAAGTATCCCTACGGATTTAGAAATTCCCTTTTGTCTCTCGTTAAAtcgtttcatattatatacgtacaaattaaaattctcTTTACTCGTgatccttatcttttttctttattcttttttcattttcttcctctttctaatCTAAAAATAAACTCTACCACAAATCGATTTTTCATTCGCGACAGGCCTTGTGCaagtacacacatacagacgcacctataataataataataataataataataataataataataataataataataataagaaataattgagaatatttgaaatgattttattttttgctttttcttttcttttttctttttttcttttcttttttttttttttttcttcttcttaatatttaaCTTTCCACTTCTGTTTCCCTTAATAttcaatcttttattttctttttttttcttttttttttttttttttttttacgaacaaaGAGGACAAAGAATCATGAAAACGTAATCGCTCGCGAAAGAAATCACGGgaaagtatttattatatcagaGAACTAACCGCATCGGGCCAAACGAACTATAATGACTCCTTCTTCTGGAAAATCGTGACGGTTAGGCCGTAGCTCCTATAATCAAGCAAACTCGGTGGTGCACGCCAGTCAGTCACATACAGTGAGAGGCACGGACACATTCGGTACCACGCCTTGATTTAGCCCTCCTCTTGCAAATCGTTTTTCTattccactctctctctctctctctctcgttctttctctctctctctctctttctctctccttactttccagagaaaggaagaatcgTTTATGCTTTTGATAGATCGAATAAATCTTTCGAATAAAACTATTTCGTTCGATCtacttatattttctctctctctctctctctctttctcttttatctataaatatatatatatatatatatatatatatatatatatatatatatatatggcgaTGAGTTCGTTGATAACGGAAGTAACGCGTTACAAGAACCCGGAAATGTTGTTTGTTGTTTTCGAAGTATCGAagtgatatatacatacatatatatatatatatgtatatatgtatatatgtatatatatatatgtgtatgtgtgtatatttgaGACGAGTGAACGTTCGACGTTCGAAATGTTTAAAGAGAGTATTAGCGGTCTCCTTATAAAGGATGCTGTAGTGCTCGTGTAATACGCCACTCGAACGAAACGAGCCTAGCCTTTAAGATATCTACCTagatctcttttccttttttctttccttcctattactcgtttccttttttactttgaaATCATTAGGAATGCGAacgcagagaaaaagagagagagagagagagagaaagagagagaatgtaggAAGGTATACGAGAACGTTCGGGGACAAGAAACctattcgattttatcgacCGCTTACGTCTTCATGAAAGCGGAAGCTGCgtgaatatatacacacgtatatgtatacatatgtacgtatgtaggtATACTGAGTAACAAAGCATCAAttagttatattatttcaatcgcTTGTAAAGTTAATTAACGAACgtttcgtattaatttttttattccttctttctttttctttcttttcttttttttttctttttttccttttttttctttcttttcatactTAATTAAACGTAAAATGGATAAcgtattaaaaagattttccacgatgagaaataatatttaaatggttTTGCTTTatggttaataataataataatttgtcgtTACGTTAAATCGATCGTATTaaattatacgtatgtacgtactatGTACGTGTTTATATATTAACCAGGTGAACCTTTAGAGGCTCGAAAGTGAAATCTTGGAAtgtttatgtacatacgtcTTATACGTGAGTTGAATGAGATTGAAAGTATAAAAGTCTTAATGACTACCTCCGAGCAAGCAACCAAGTAACCAAGAAACCAAGCAACCAAGCAAGTATTGTAATATGTATTAGGAAAGACCCGATCCCGATTGCGCCTTCGTCATTTTCTTCAGACAATGGGCGTGCGTAGATCGACATCGTCGAGACTTCTTTTCGACCTTGCAATTCCGCGTGAGTTTCTTCTTTGGTCGTTCATTTCGTCCCGGAACATTCGCAATCTTACTCAATGTACTTTTTAAGAGGagggaacgaaaaaaaaaaagagagagagagagagaaaaaaaagagaagaaaaaaaaaagaaagagagaatagaaaagaaaaattaaaattcgacCATCTTCGTTTCTCGTCGCAATGAAGATTATTTtatccccccttttttttctttttttattctttttttttttttttttccttttatttctcctcttttcctaTCTCAAAGTTATATCCATTTATTTGTATCATCGAACGATATAAAATGACTATCTTTACGTTCTATTTAAAAACAGATTTGAAAGATTCACTGATAGAATGCAAAAGAAACGTTTGAGAGAGTTCGTGTCTGGTAGACGATCATTGACCCTGAAATATATCATAGTCTCAGAACAGTGCAAGGAGTCAAGGGTTGAAATTCAAGGCCGAACCTATCCTTACGAGGAACGTGCATAAAACGTACGATACTATTACTATGGAGTCAAGAAAGgaatttaaaaacgaaaagtggaaacgaaacgaaacgaaacgaaacgaaacgaaacaaaacgtaCTTACATTAGTTTAGTGGTTTAAACTTTCGGACTAAAGAAATTTATGTTCGACGATGCGCATAAATGTTCAAACGaagaaagtttatatatatatatatatatatattctttccagcgtagaaaaataaaataaatagaagagaatgaaaaagaaaaagaagaagaatggaaGAGAGACAATTTCTAagttttaaaaagttttactTTCAGGTTTTAATATCTCCCATTGTGATCTCGTTCGTAGACAAAAGATTCGAAAGTCTAAGAAACACGAGCCGTCTTCGACGTTCATGGAAAAGCGACGCATGACTCTATGGAGGATATGAAAAGTAATTCTAGAAAAGGACGAGAAACTAACGGTTAGAATGGTATAGTATGCTgttgaatatatacatagttgCCATTGCCAGATAGTCATTGGTTTCGTATCGAGTTAACTCGAGAGTGAATGTGAGTCATTTCGTATGGGCGTCGAAAGTGCACATTGGTATGCTCTACGAGGACCAGCATGCCCTTGTGCGATCGAAACGTAtacacaattatatatatatatatatatatatatatatatgtatccacatatgtatacaaatatatcaCAGATGGATGGACGAACATTTTATTACACGTATTGCGTGTTGCGAATGTGATACCAATGAAGCTTTCGTACGTTAATGACGTTACGTTATCAGATTTgctctcactttttctttctttctttctctttctctatctatctatttatctttctctttctgaggAAGTCTAATGATCTATCGCGAAGGCCGAATTGCACATAGAGTGCCGATtagaatgattaaaaatgtGTTTCGATTGCGCACGATTTTTTACGTCTCTATTACGTTCGAACAGAAGTGATCGCTGATGTAgattacaaaaaattaatggaaataaaaggatttgcttttctttttctttctttatgtttcttcttcttcttttttcttttttttccttttttttttttttgttcaaagaCATTGAACGTTTTAATTGGACGAGATTAAAGATCttaaggatcgatcgatcgatcgatttaacatggattacgatgaaaaagaaaataattatgaaaaaaggaaagaaaaagagaatgattaGAGAATGAATGACTATCGTATAACGACTGAAGCGTTTAATTGTAGATCATcgatcaatataattataataccaaATCGTTAAAGTAAACACACATAGACACTCGTCCTCGTGCTTAACGTTTGGACACGAAGAAAGCGTTGAGATTCACTTCCATTATGTGCATTAGCCTCGCTTTCGCAGTTCAACGTGCACGGTTTCTCTCCGTTTGATTGCTTTCTTAAAAGTATAAAACTAGGCTTAGGAAACTACGCTGTAGTATATCTCTGATTGAagaacgttttttttcttttcttttttttttttcttttttacgaaaaagaaagaaaagaaacagattttcttaattaaaatctCCCGACGATTAATTCACGAAatattaaacgatttttctcaAAAGAATTTCAACGTTTCATTTCGACGAGatcgaaatttgaaaaaaaaaagaaaaaaaaaagaaaaagaaaatgatcgatcgatctgttCGTTCGCGTATCAATTTCGAAAGTTACAACGAGTTCGATTAATATTCTATGGATGAACTTTGAAGGGGGTTATCAGGTTaagacgattaaaaaaaaacataaataaataaataaataaataaataaataaataaataaataaataaataaataataatataacacgACGTTCCTTTAACGAATCGGTgaaagtatgtgtgtgtgtgtgtgtgtgtgtgtgagagagagagaaaaagagagaaagagaataattgcACGTTCCCtagatataatcgatatccCTTACGATATCGATGTATCGATTTTGTTACGTGCGAAATAGGACTCAACGTGTATTCCATGCACTCTCGTGTACCTTCGATCTTTATTACGATCGTTATCTCGTTATACCAGTGCTTAGTATTTAAAGGAACGATTGTATACCAAGCTATCTATACGTTTACTTCTAAAATGATCGATATCGTAAGAGTAACAttcgattttttattaaaaaggaaaaaataattggtATTAGATCAATGAGTTTATTGTGTGATTccattaatcgataatttgtttttcgtacgatataatcgtttattattttattttcattgattacgagagaaagtgagagagagagagatagagagaaagagagaaagagagagagagagagagagagagaatgaaatagaTTTGAAACGATCctttattaaatgtaattttttttttctattttctcaatATTCATTCTTACGTGATACTTAATGAGTTAATATAGTGTCGAAAGGATtatgaatgaagaaagaaagaaggacagatagaaagagagagaaagaaagggaggaaagataaagatttccgtttttcatagaaataaatacttcGAGGGGTGTCTAACCGTGAAAGACGAGTTGCGATACTTTCGTTATCCCACATGATCCGTGATCCGTGACGAGCTCAAAGTATGTGAGAAAAGTAGAATGCGTAAAACTAGGAAATGCCATAGAGGCCGGATTACACTTCGTGTATCTATCTAGACGTTTACGTAAAATActggtatacatatatatatatatatatatatatatatatatatatatatatatatatatatggctaAATGATTgctagagaataaaaaaaatcaatgcaGATTAGAACGGAACTCTTTTACGTAAATACTTgttatcgatttaataatctttatgaaaaatgaaattaataataataataataataataataataataataataataataataataataattattattattattattatcatcacgattatattcaaattaagAGATCTCGTTTGAAAGGgaaaagtataagaaaaagacgacgacgacgactacgacaatGATGATcattatgatgataatgatgatgattatgatgatgatcgtGGGTACAAATCGTGAGTTAAAAATGTGTGAAATTAACGCACGTTTCTCATTCAACTCTAAAGTATTTGTAGACACAAAGAGAATAATGAACTCGCAGGAAAAATGATTTACCGGTTAGTGCACTGATCAGGAACGCGACGACTATGAAAAGGTGAAATTCGAACGCACAAGCATAATGCATTAACGATTACGGTACCAACATGGCTACTTACttatgattaaattaaagGCGAACACGTTCGATAGTAATGATTCGTAAATGATGAATAATGAAGAGAAAGTCACCACTTCTGTTCGCAATATTATAACGACGTAACTATACGGGAATAATCGCACGCGATGATACGTACACACCGTAAAACTTGTAAAAGACAATCATTATCATTCATTTTCCTAGTTGATGAACTATCGTATTTTCTGTTAGATGATAATTTTCCAATTGACGATTGGAAGGAAATGTTTTAtcgattctttaaaaaaaaaaaaaaaacaaaaaaaaacaaaaaaaaaaaaaagaaaacaaaaaaaaagagaacaaaaaaaggtcCGACTGTCACGAACGAACATTtctcgaaataaaattctgaCGCACCCACCGTTCGATcgaattatatcgatttaacATTGTCTACGACACGTTAACACACAACACACGCGGGTTAGAGATAAAtgagttacaaaaaaaaaaaaaaaaaaaaattaaaaaaaaaaaagatacaaaaaaaacagaagaaaaaaaagaagaaaaaaagattgaatttatatatacacgtgtaatATATATCGATGGGAAAATTTGCTTACGTACCAATAGAAAAATCCTCATGGTGTCTCCGTTTTGTGAAGGGTTCGACGGTGAGGTATACGGTCCTCTGAGAGTTTCACTGAGAGAGTGCAGTGGGATAGTACCCACCGCAGTCCTTTATAACCTATACGAAGGCTTTTGCCAATAGTGGGGGCATCTTGGACAGGCATTCGTTGCTCATCGGCACTGGAACAACACCCCACGAATTAGATTCTTAGATGGTCTGTCATGTTATGGCATGGCCATTGccaaacaatataaaatcaggGAAGGGGTCCTCATTGCCAAATTATAACAACCTAGATTCTTTCCCGTATTCTTATTCGATAAAACTGGCACAtacgttttatttcat
This sequence is a window from Vespa crabro chromosome 9, iyVesCrab1.2, whole genome shotgun sequence. Protein-coding genes within it:
- the LOC124426877 gene encoding bromodomain-containing protein DDB_G0280777-like isoform X1 encodes the protein MRIFLLVLAACLLALSESARPAIRPRVREPQVYYEEDNQAAEDDFESVYHPRTRALPSARSKEALQPSKAPPVQTIRNYNKVNDDGSFTFGYEAADGSFKEETRGTDCVVRGKYGYIDPDGNKREFTYVSGNPCDPNAPKEEEEDLPEKQEDDDLSGPANYPSVRPVPIRPIRPTYQPTTARTPTAIFQTQYQLDDEASQELEEEVQKPVQLRPTAFRKPQQSYVQVSPSTALYDSTPTTSPSQLYRLASTSNVQYQTTAVPSERPPSTISPLAYQSLETSTRKAVTRHQVRPQSVAITPRPHIAQVAAQYVSPSSTERSIPYSAQSRPTPSTSTHLRTSVSPSSSAHLNFAAELERYVNTVGVPSKSTQQAALSPSRTKLGQTTVTTVPAEPIYQSELIYDPATGQYNAQLYQTLPQTFGDFSLSHKLQPFVAQPQSLLGLQQLQQIQQHQQQSQQQPQRQSAVYKQHVTQPVQSASISAVSVAQPQELLYRKQQTQLLMQSQNLYAQQQQRRQQQQQQPQQQQPHKLQLLESQRDPQAFYYVAPLRSSGAAAGAAAGTPLTASQIDQYLRSSSANNY
- the LOC124426877 gene encoding ras-interacting protein RIP3-like isoform X2 — encoded protein: MRIFLLVLAACLLALSESARPAIRPRVREPQVYYEEDNQAAEDDFESVYHPRTRALPSARSKEALQPSKAPPVQTIRNYNKVNDDGSFTFGYEAADGSFKEETRGTDCVVRGKYGYIDPDGNKREFTYVSGNPCDPNAPKEEEEDLPEKQEDDDLSGPANYPSVRPVPIRPIRPTYQPTTARTPTAIFQTQYQLDDEASQELEEEVQKPVQLRPTAFRKPQQSYVQVSPSTALYDSTPTTSPSQLYRLASTSNVQYQTTAVPSERPPSTISPLAYQSLETSTRKAVTRHQVRPQSVAITPRPHIAQVAAQYVSPSSTERSIPYSAQSRPTPSTSTHLRTSVSPSSSAHLNFAAELERYVNTVGVPSKSTQQAALSPSRTKLGQTTVTTVPAEPIYQSELIYDPATAQPQSLLGLQQLQQIQQHQQQSQQQPQRQSAVYKQHVTQPVQSASISAVSVAQPQELLYRKQQTQLLMQSQNLYAQQQQRRQQQQQQPQQQQPHKLQLLESQRDPQAFYYVAPLRSSGAAAGAAAGTPLTASQIDQYLRSSSANNY